A window of Bacteroidota bacterium genomic DNA:
GGAATTCTAAGGCTTATCGTATCCGAACCCGAAAAAGCACTTTCTTTGCTCAAAGATCGCGAATTTTCAGTAAGCCTTACCGACATCATTTCAGTAGTAACCCCCTGTCAGGCAGGGTCTTTTGCCAAAGTGCTCCAATTACTGTCTGACAAAAACATCAGCATAGAATATATGTATGCTTTTTCTATCGCCAGTAAAGCTGCATTGATGATTCGTACCGAACAGATTGAAGAAACCGTTGCCCTGCTGCAGCAAAACAATATGGAATTGCTTAGCTCAAAACAATTGGCCGAGTTCTGAAATTGAGATAATTCAGTTGATTAAGACTTATCATGGATGGATTTTCATCATTCATGAAAAAATAATGAAATTTAGACCTGTTGAAGGGAATTTTATTTTTGAATAATACAAGAGAACAATGATTTGGAACCAGACCTTTGAATGCATGAGCCGCGAGGAAATGCGCAAGTGCCAGAGCCAACGTCTGCACGATATGGTAGAACGGGTTTATCACAATGTGCCTTTTTACCGGAACAAACTTCAGGAATCCGGTATCGGGCCGGAAGATATACATACAGTTGATGACTTAAAGAGACTTCCCTTCACCCTAAAAACAGATTTAAGGGATAATTATCCCTTCGGTTTATTCAGCGTCCCTATGAGCGAAGTTGTTCGGGTACATGCTTCCTCTGGTACTACCGGAAGGCCTACTGTGGTAGGCTATACCCGCAAAGACATTGCCACTTGGGCCGAAGTTGTTGCCCGGGCTTTGACCAGTGCAGGGCTGAGCAAACACGATTTTATCCAGATTGCTTATGGTTACGGTCTATTCACCGGTGGACTAGGCGTTCATTATGGAAGTGAGAAAATCGGAGCTTCCGTTATCCCTGTTTCCGGGGGAAATACCCAAAGGCAAATTCAGATCATGCACGACTTTGGCAGTACAGCCCTTGCATGCACCCCTTCCTATGCCTTGTATCTTGCCGAAGCTATAGCCGACAGTCCATACAAAAGAGAAGAATTCAAGCTGCGTACCGGAGTTTTCGGTGCTGAACCCTGGACAAACGCCATGCGTAAAGAGATAGAAGAAAAGCTTGGAATTAAAGCTTTCGATATTTTCGGCCTCAGCGAAGTCATTGGACCCGGCGTTGCATGTGAATGCCAGTATCAGCAAGGACTTCATGTTTATGAAGATCATTTTATCCCGGAAATTATTGATCCCCAAACCCTGGAAGTCCTTCCTGAAGGAAGCGTAGGGGAATTGGTCTTTACCACCATCACTAAAGAAGGATTGCCGCTGATCCGCTACCGGACACATGATCTTTCCAGCCTGATTTATGAAAAATGCACCTGTGGAAGGACATTGGTCAGGATGACGAAATGTGCAGGACGGACGGACGATATGCTCATCATCCGCGGCGTAAATCTCTTCCCCTCACAAATAGAAACCGTTCTGATCGAAATGAACGAAACAACTCCCCATTACCTGCTTATCGTGGACAGGATCAATAACCTCGACACAATTGAACTACAGGTTGAAATTGATCCCCAGTTCGTTTCCGACAAGATTAGTCAGTTGCAAAACCTGACCAAAAAGATCAGGGACAAGATAGAAAGTGCAATTGGATTGAGCATTGATGTAAAACTGGTAGAACCCAAAACCATCGAACGCAGTGAAGGTAAAGCGAAAAGAGTGATAGACAAAAGAAAATTATGAAACAGACGCCAATTGATTTTGAAATCGTAAAACAAAAAATTAAAGAGAGCGGATTGAAAGAAGTCGGAAAATCTTCAATCCGGGAAATTGTAAAGTTAATTAGTGACATTGAAAAAGCAACAGGCCAGGAATATATCCACATGGAAATGGGCGTACCCGGCCTTGAACCTCCCCGTATGGGCATTGATGCCGAGATTGAGGCTTTGAACCGGGGAGTAGCTTCAGTTTATCCCGATATAGAAGGCCTTCCGGAACTTAAACAGGAAGCATCCCGTTTTGCAAAACTTTTTCTAAATATCGATATCAGCCCAAAATCCTGTATACCGACCGTCGGGTCCATGCAGGGAAGTTTTGCGGCATTTTTGGTAGCTAACCGCTCCGACAGAAATAAGGAAGGTACTTTGTTCATAGATCCTTGTTTTCCTGTTCATAAACAGCAATGTAAAATCCTGGGGCAAGCCTGTCAGTCGTTCGACCTTTTCAACTACAGGGGGGATAAGTTAAAGGATAAACTGGAAAGTTATTTTGCCAGCGGCAGGATATCCACTTTGCTGTATTCCAATCCCAATAATCCTTCCTGGATGTGCCTCACAGAAGAAGAACTTCAAATTATAGGTGAATTGGCCACCCAATATGATGTGATTGTTGTTGAAGACCTCGCCTACTTTGCCATGGACTTTCGTAAAAAAATGGGAACTCCCGGCAAACCTCCTTTCCAATCAACAGTTGCCCATTATACCGACAACTATTATCTAACCTTCTCAGGTTCGAAAGTATTCAGCTATGCCGGACAAAGGACAGGTTTAATTTTGATGTCAGATAAACTTTATAACAGACATTATCCTGATCTACTAAGGTATTATTCTTCCGATCATTTCGGGCATGCCGTAACTTATGGCGCCATTTATGCCCTGACGGCAGGGGCGCCCCATTCAACGCAATATGGAATGGCTGCCATGCTTAAGGCCGTAAACGACGGCACCTACGATTTCGTCAAAGACATCAGCGAATATGGCAGAAGAGCTCAAATGATGAAAAAAATGTTCATCGATAACGGTTTTAAAATCGTTTATGACAAGGATATTGACCAGCCGGTTTCGGACGGCTTTTATTTCACCATCATTTATCCGGGGATGAGCGGTTCACAGCTGATTGAAGAACTGTTGTTTTACGGAATCAGTGCTATTTCCCTTGATATCACCGGAAGTGAGTTTGAAGGGCTCCGGGCCTGTGTGTCGCAATTCAGAAATGATCAAATTCCCGCACTGGAAGAACGGTTGAAGAAATTCAGGGAACATCATCCCTTAAATTAACTCAAAAGGTGAAGGCCAGACAAGGGCTTTCACCTTTTTTATTTTATTTCCATGTTATCTGATAAAACAAAAACCAGAATAAAAAGAATTTGGATTACAGCTATAGTCCTGCTGTTTTTTAATGCTGCATCAGCAATATGGGGAGGCCTGGGACTTATATTTGATCCTTCAGGAAAATTGATGCAGATGCCCCTTTCAATGTTAAGATATTCGCCATTTACCAATTTCCTTATTCCCGGCATTATTCTCTTTACCTTTAATGGGCTTTTCAGTACCGTGACCGGAATTCTTGCCCTCCTTAAAAACAGGTATTATCCTTATCTGACCATATTACAGGGATGCATTTTAACCATCTGGTTGATTGTGGAAATCATCATGTTGAGATCATTTTATTTTCCACTGCATTTTCCCTATTTGATGGTGGGTACAGGGATGATCCTGACCGGATATGCACTAACAAATTTTTTAAAACAATAAATTTCCATGTACGATTTATCTGAACTAAAAAAACAACTTGAGAAAAATAATTTTGAAACCTATATTTCCAAAGATCCTGAAGAAGCGAAATCCATCTTCTTTGAAAAAATTTTCAAAATAGAAAAGCCCGCTTCCCTTTGTTGGGGAGATTCATTGACTCTTTATTCCACCCATGTCCTTGATGAACTTAAACAGGATAAAAACCTGCAGGTCATCGATCCATTTGACAGCACCCTGACCTGGAAAGAACAGATTGACAGGCGGAAAAAAGCTTTTACCTGCGATATGTTCCTGACCGGGACAAATGCCGTGACTGCCAAAGGCCAACTGGTCAACCTGGATATGGTAGGAAACCGGGTCGCAGCCCTAACCTTCGGCCCGCGAAAAGTAGTCCTGTTTATCGGGAAAAACAAGATTGTCAAGGACCTGGATGAAGCCTTTCAAAGAGTGAAGAAAATTGCCCCGCTAAATGCCCTTCGTCACCCCAACATGAAAACGCCCTGTCAAAAAACGCTTCAGTGCATAGATTGTAAAAGCCCGCAAAGGCTTTGCAACACCTGGACAATTACAGAGAAATCTTTTCCAAAAAACAGAATTAAAATCATTTTAATCGACCAGGAATTGGGATTATAAATGTTTGAACGACAACCCGTTTTTATCGCAATCGATCCTGATTTCCTTATCTTTATTGATATCGCCTGCCAATACATGTTTTGACAATTCATTCAGGATATACTTCTGCATAGTCCGTTTAATGGGCCTTGCACCAAACTGAGGATCAAAACCCGCATTAGCGATCCAGTCAATAGCCGCATCAGTAATAGACATCTTCACCTCATTAGCCTCCATCATCTTTTGTATATGGGCAAACTGTAATTTCACAATCTGCCTGATTTCGGACCTTGTCAAAGGAGTAAACATGATCAGTTCGTCAATACGGTTTAAAAATTCAGGGCGAATGGTCCTTTTCATCAATTCAAAAAGTTGGTTCTTTGTCCTTTCAATTACTTCATCCCGGTTAGCGTCCGTAAGATGTTCGAAATTTTCCCTGATCAGATCAGATCCCACATTGGAGGTCATGATGATAATGGTGTTTTTAAAATTCACCACCCGGCCTTTGCTATCGGTCAGACGGCCGTCATCAAGCACCTGCAGAAGGATATTGAATACATCCGGATGAGCTTTCTCTATTTCATCGAGCAACACCACCGAATAAGGCTTTCTACGGACAGCCTCGGTCAGTTGTCCACCTTCCTCGTATCCCACATATCCCGGAGGTGCTCCGATGAGCCGGGAAACAGAAAAGCGTTCCTGATATTCAGACATATCGATACGGGTCATCATATTTTCATCGTTAAACAGGAACTCAGCCAAAGCTTTGGCCAGTTCTGTTTTACCGACACCGGTAGTCCCCATAAACAGGAAAGAGCCAATAGGCCTTCTGGCATCCTGCAACCCGGCACGGTTACGCCGAATAGCATTGGAAATAGCTTCAATAGCTTCCTCCTGCCCTACTACCCGTTTATGCAAATCATTCTCCATGGAAAGAAGTTTTTCCCTTTCGCTCTGCAACATTTTATTAACCGGAATGCCCGTCCATTTTGAAACAATTTCCGCAATATCCTCACTGCCCACTTCTTCGCGGATTAAAATCGAATCGGTTTGTTTCTTCTTCAGTTCTTCCTTTAAAGCCTCAATGTTATGTTCCGCTTCTTTAATCCTTCCATAGCGCAGTTCAGCAACCAATCCATAATTTCCATTGCGTTCGGCCTGTTCGGCTTGCAATTTGAAGTTTTCAATATCCGATTTATTCTTTTGAATCTGATCGACCAGGCCTTTTTCTTCCTGCCATTTTGCGCGCAACCTGGCCCTTTCCTCGTTCAAATCGGCCAACTCCTTTTCAATATCCCTGAGTTTAACCTGTTCGCCTTCCCGTTTGATGGCCTCACGTTCAATTTCAAGCTGCTGAATATGGCGTTCCACTTCATCAACCTCCTCCGGAACAGAATCCATCTCAAACCTAAGCTTTGCGGCTGCCTCATCAATCAGGTCAATGGCCTTATCGGGCAGAAAACGATTGGTAATATAGCGCTGCGAAAGTTCAACAGCCGAGATGATGGCTTCATCCTTAATCCTTACCCTATGATGACTTTCATAGCGTTCCTTCAGACCCCGCAAGATAGATATTGAGCTCAACACATCAGGTTCGTCAATCATAACAATCTGGAAACGCCGTTCCAGAGCTTTATCTTTTTCAAAATATTTCTGGTATTCATTCAGGGTAGTGGCACCAATAGCCCTCAAATCGCCTTTTGACAGAGCAGGTTTGAGGATATTTGCAGCATCCATGGCCCCTTCGCTTTGTCCGGCGCCCACCAAAGTATGAATTTCATCTATAAAAAGGATGACCTCGCCATTGGATTCCACCACTTCTTTCACCACTCCTTTCAACCTCTCCTCAAATTCGCCTTTATATTTTGCACCGGCAATAAGAGCGCCCATATCCAGAGAGAATATCTGCCTCGATTTCAAGTTTTCAGGAACATCACCATTCACAATCCGCTGAGCAAGGCCTTCGGCAATAGCAGTCTTACCGACACCCGGCTCTCCTATCAGAATAGGATTGTTCTTTGTACGCCTTGAAAGGATTTGCAATACCCTTCTGATTTCCTCGTCCCTGCCGATGACCGGATCGAGCTTACCCTGACGGGCTTTCTCATTCAGATTAATGGCAAAGCGGTTGAGTGAATTAAAGGTATCTTCAGCGGTCTGACTGGTTACCTTTGAACCTTTACGAAGTTCCTTAATAGCTTTGGCCAGATCTGATTTAGAAATCCCATTATCTTTAAGCATCTGTGAAATGCTGTCTCCCAAAGCCAGTATCCCCAGGAATAAGTGTTCGACAGAAACAAACTGATCGCCATACTCCTTTGAGAAATTCATGGCTTTCATCAGCGCATTGCTTGCATCATTCGACAGATAAGGTTCCCCGCCGCTCACCTTGGGATATGATTCAATAATCTTGTCCAATACAGAGGATATCCTGTTTAAATTCGCCCCAAGTTTATTCATCAAAAAGGAAATAAGACTCTCAGAGGTTTCTATAATTCCTTTAAGCAAATGTCCCGTTTCCACTGCCTGTTGACCATGTCCCTGGGCAATGGTGAAAGCCTGTTGAATAGCTTCCTGTGACTTGATTGTAAAATTATCAGTATTCATGATTTTATCTATTTTCTCAGACCTTTCTACAAATCTGCAGCCAATATAAAAACGCAGGAAAATTAAGACATTTTGTCAACAAACACACAACAACAGCTGACATTTTTACAGATTTCATTCAATGATAAATTTTTTTAATTAATCCTTACTAATATTTTATATATCATTACAAGACATAAGATGTTTTTCCTGTCCGCAGGAAAAAACAAAAAACTGCTTATTGTTAAAAAATAACAAAATTTATTATTTAAAAAAGGAGAAAAACGGAATAAGTTATCATAAATTTAAATACATTTACTATAGCCTAAAACCACTTAGATGAAGCCACCACAAAAAGGAAAGTTTTTATATAAAACCTGTCTTTTTATTTTGTTAGTTATTACGGAGACATTTTGTATTTATGCTCAAAGTAATCCCAAGAAATTTATCATTACCGATTCCAAAAAAAAATCATATTCTTTACCCTTTAAATTAATCAGCAATCTGATCATCATTCCGGTAAAAATCAACAAATCAGACACTTTCCAGTTTGTCCTGGACACGGGCTTAAATGCAACCATTCTGGCCGATTATTCGGAACGCGACAGCATGACCTACAAATATTCCAGGCCAATTCGATTGCACGGACTGGGTGACGACCAGACCTTAAATGCCCTGCATACTTTCGAAAACGAAATTACTATAGGTAAAATACACGGCATGCACCAGGATGTATGTATATTACTTGACAAAAGGCTTGATTTATCTTCAAAATTAGGGACCAGAATAAATGGATTGATCGGCTACAGCCTGATCAAAGATTTCATCCTGGAAATAAACTATGAACGGAAGCTGCTCACCTTTTACAATCCCAAAACTTATGTTTATAAAAAGAGGCGGAAATCAATGACCATTCCCCTCAATATGGATGACACCAAGCCCTATATCAATGCAAAAATCACCCTGGAAAATGGCGTGGAAATCCCCGTTCGATTGCTCATTGACAGTGGGGCCAGTTATTCCATCTGGCTCTTGCCCAATTCCAACGACAGCATCAAAATGCCCCAGAAAGTAATCAATGCTTACCTGGGAAGCGGATTAAACGGGGATGTTTATGGGCAACTGGGAAGAATCAAAAAAGTAGCCGTAGGCAATCAGGAAATGAATCAGGTGATAACCGCCTTCCCGGATTCTGCTTACCTTAGCAGTCTGACTGAACTCGATAAACGAAATGGAAGTATAGGTGAAGAAATTCTTAGAAAATTCACCGTTCTACTTGACTACAGGAATGAGAAAATCACCCTGACTCCCAACTCGACATTTAAGGACCCCTTTACTTACAACATGAGTGGTATTGAAATTGCAGCCATTTTCCCCGGATTGAGAATTTATACCATCACCAATATCAGTGAGGGCTCACCTGCCGACTTGGCCGGATTGAAAAGAGATGACATCATCATATCAATCAACGGACAACCTTGTCAAAACCTCACTATTAGCGATATTCTCTATATGTTTGAACGAAGAGAAGGTAAAAAGCTAAAGGTAGAGGTTTTGAGAAACGGGCAAACCATTAAAACCAGTTTCCGGCTTGTCAGGGCTATTTGAGATATTCATCAAAATATTCGGTAACCTTGCGCATCAAATGTATCCTGTCGGTTCCCCTTACATTATGTTCGTGCGTAGGATAAACGAAATAGTCCACCAACACTTTATTATCTATGCAAGCCTTTAAAAAGGTCAGGCTATGTTGCCAAACAACTGTAGAATCAAGGCAGCCATGAATAATCAATAATTTTCCCTTCAAATTCTGCACATAATTTTTCAAATCGCACTGCTGATATCCTTCCGGATTTTCCTGAGGCATATCCATATAGCGTTCTCCATACATTACCTCATAATATTTCCAGTCAATCACAGGCCCGCCGGCAACACCCACTTTAAAAGTTTCAGGATGGTGAAGCATCAACGAAGTAGTCATAAATCCGCCAAAACTCCAACCATGTACGCCAATACGGGTACTGTCTATATAAGGCAGGCTTTTCAGAAATTCGACTCCTTTCATCTGATCAGCCATTTCATTCTGCCCCAAATGCCTGTGGATAATGCTTTCAAAGGCCATGCCCCGGTTTGAAGAGCCCCTGTTGTCGAGCATAAAGCAAACATAACCCTTTCCGGCCATATATTGCTGCCATAAATCAATACCGATATGCCATTCATTGGTGACCAGCTGGTCATGCGGCCCGCCATAAACATAAACAACGACCGGATATTTTTTATGAGGATCGAAATCAACCGGTTTAACCAGCCTGTAATATAAATCCGTTGTCCCATCAGCTGACTTGAGGGTAGAGACAGTTTCTTCGCCAAGTTTATAATCAGCTAATTTATTGGGAGCTGTGAGTAAAGTGGATAATCGTTTTCCCTTTGTATTACAAACTTCAATTTTATTGGGAATAGTAGTACTGTTGTACTGGTCAATAAAAAGATTTCCGGCAGCATCGAACTTCGTATGATGGGTACCCTGAACAGAAGTAAGAGCTTCCACATTGCCTGATGAAATTTTTACTTTATAAGTCTGCCGGTCCAAGGGACTTTCTTTTGTTGAAGCGAAGAAAACATTTTCACTTTTCACATCATCTCCGTATAAATCCAAGACTTCCCAAGGGCCACTGGTCAATTGCCTGATCAATTTCCCTTCTGTGGTGTACAAATAAAGGTGGTTATACCCATCGCGCCTGCTTTGCCAGATAAACTCATCAGGTTGGGCTTTCAAAAAATAAAGAGGATTCAAAGGTTCAACATAACGGTTATCCGTCTCTTCAAAAAGAGTTTTTACTTTTTGGCCGGTGGCAACCTCATATTTATTTAGCCAGAGATGATTCTGTTCACGGTTAAGAACCGCAATGTAAATGTATTTTTCAGAAGGATCCCAGGAAATATTTGTCAGATACTGTTCAGAAGATTTATCATTTTCTATAAACAGAGTTTTACCAGTTTTTATATCATAGACACCCAGGGAGACATGTTCGCTCTTTTCTCCAGCCATTGGATATTTAATATTTTTAAGAGTAGCAATCCGCTGAGTAACATCCACCAAAGGGTAATCGGTCACATTGGATTCGTCCTTGCGGTAAAATGCCAGGTAATCACCTTTGGGTGACCAAAATATCCCCTTATTTATACCGAATTCATTACGGCTTACTATATTCCCGTTAACAATATTCAAGTCGCTGTCATGAGTGATATCTTTGACCACAGCATCTTTATCCAGCAAATAAAGATTATTTCCCAAGGTATAAGCCAAAGCATCATTCTGAAAAGATAAGTTTACATTTTTTGCCCGCCCGTCATACTTGAGATTTTTTTCCAGTTTTTTCTGTAAGACATTGTAAATCAGAAAGTGGTTGTCCCATTGAAAAGCAATTGAATTTCGATCAATCCATTTGAAATCCGGGAAAAAATCAAGATTTTTAATATCATTTTTTTGCAAAACAGCATTTAGCGTGTAAATGTCAACCAAAAGTGTTTTCTTACCGCTTATCTTGTCAATCTGCTCGATTGCATTCCCACCTTCGTCGACAAAAGTAAGGGTTTCATCACCTGCCCTCCATTGCAACTGTGTTAATGTTTGAGGGTAAAATTCCCGGTAACGCCCCAGGGTAGCCTGATCAATAGTTAAGTTCCTGTTCTGGGCAATAAGTTCAAAAGGAAAAAGGTCGGCTAAAAAAAAGAATAAGAAAAGTTGAAAAAATCGCTTCATCATAAAAAAATTATCTAAATAGTTGGTGTAAAAGCAAATAATGAATAAATTCGATAAAAAATAAACTTTTAACTAAATAAAATCCGTTTGTTATTTTTTAATTTAATTACAAAGGTAATAAAACAACCCCTTAAGTATAAAAGATTTTATCCTGGCAGGAGAAATAATTTTCTTTAAAATTTGATTAAAAACATATACTTTTAAAGTCATTTAAACAAATGTATGAGTGAGCAGATCTTAAAAGCCCTGATGCAATTATTTGCCATCATTGCCCGTCCTGAAGGCAGATCGAAAGACAGGAGGGTAATAGTGGAGAATATTCTTAAAAAGCAGCTAAACCAGGAACTTGTTGCCGAATATTTAAAAGAATTTGACCGGTATTGTGCCATTCATCAGGACAGGCAAAAAGAAACCGACAAGTTAAAGAAAAGGACATCGGCCAGCTCAGTCCGGATATTGGTGATTTGCACCGAAATAAATGAAGAACTCACTCAAAATCAAAAAGTAATTGTTTTAGACCAGTTACTTGAATTCGTCAAATCAGACAATCATCAAACCGATGAAATAACAGAACAGGAATTTGCTTTCATCAGTACCGTTGCCGATACTTTTAACATTCCAGAAATAGAATATAAGCGGATCAAATCGTTTGTATTAAATCCCTTTGAGCAAGTCCCCAATTCGTCAAAAATTGCAGTCATTGACAATAACCGTGATTTCGTCTCTGAAAAAACCAAACATATTTATTCGGAATTTCTTGAAGGTCAGATTCGTATATTAAATGTAGCCAGCACCAACATGTACCTCATCCGCTATATAGGCAAGAGCGAAATGTACATGAACGGGCAGTTGCTCCAGCACGACAAGGTTTATGTATTCAATATCGGAGCCTCCATCCGCAACCCTCAAATCACGCCCATCTATTACAGTGATATTGTAGGTATTCTCAACGAAGCCACCTTTAACTCAAAAATCACCCTTGAGGTCAATCATCTGGAATATAAATTCAGCAATGGCAAACAAGCCATCCACAAGCTGGATTTCTCCGAAAAATCGGGTAAACTGGTAGGTATAATGGGAGCCAGCGGTGCCGGTAAGTCCACATTGCTCAATGTGCTGAATGGATCAGAAAAGCCCACAAAAGGGGAAGTACTGATCAATGGCATCAACATCCATACCGATAAGAATAAAATTGAAGGGCTTATTGGTTATGTATCACAGGACGACTTACTTATTGAGGAACTCACCGTTTATCAGAACCTGTATTACAATGCAAAATTGTGTTTCAGCAATTATAGCGGGCAGCAGATTGATGAAGCAGTCAATAAAATGTTGGAGAACCTTGGTTTATTAGAGATCAAAGATACCCAGGTAGGCAATCCCTTCCATAAAAAAATCAGCGGAGGGCAGCGTAAACGACTGAATATCGCCCTTGAACTGATCAGGGAACCCTCTGTCCTTTTCCTGGATGAACCCACCTCCGGTCTTTCTTCAAGAGATTCGGAAAATATCATGGATCTCCTAAAGGAATTATCCCTTAGGGGAAAACTGGTGTTTGTGGTGATCCATCAGCCCTCATCGGATATTTTTAAAATGTTCGACCGGCTGCTTATTTTAGATTATGGCGGTTATTTGATTTATAACGGGAATCCCATCGATTCGATTATCTATTTTAAATCCAGGGTGCATCAGGCCAACTGTAATGAAAGTGAATGCCATTCCTGCGGAAATGTTAATCCCGAACAAATTTTCAACATTGTAGAGGCTCATGTGCTGGATGAAGAGGGCAAAATTACCCATACCCGTAAGATTTCGCCCAAGGAATGGAACGAATTCTATAATAAATATCAAAAAAGCAACCGCAAACCGCTGACTGCTGTCAAAAAAATTCCTGAAATTTCTTTTAAAATCCCGCACTGGTTTAACCAGTTCCGGGTTTTTATAAAACGGGATGTGCTTTCCAAACTTGCCAACAAACAATATCTGGTAATCAATCTTCTTGAAACGCCCATCCTCGCGTTTCTGCTGTCGTATATCATCAAGTACCGTAATGTAAACATTACCAACAAGTTTGGTTATACTTTCAATGACAACAGCAACCTTCCGGTTTACATTTTCATGTCGGTCATAGTTGCCATTTTTATTGGATTAACAGTAAGTGCTGAAGAAATCATTAAGGACAGAAAAATACGCAAACGGGAAACCTTTCTAAACCTGAGCTGGTCGGCCTATCTGATGTCCAAGATATTTGTACTGCTGGTAATTTCGGCAATTCAATCATTTTTGTTTGTGGTGATCGGCAATTCCATCATAGAGGTAAAAGGAATGTTTCTGGAATACTGGCTGATCTTATTCAGCACCTGGGTTGCAGCAAATCTGATGGGACTGGTCATTTCCGACAGTTTTAAAACAGTCGTAACAATCTATATTCTCATTCCTTTTCTGGTAATCCCTCAAATCATCCTTAGTGGAGTATTGGTAAAATACGAAAAAATAAATCCCAGTATATCTTCTCCCGAGAATATTCCGCTTTACGGAGAAATCATTATTGCCCGATGGGCTTATGAGGCACTTGCCGTATATCAGTTCAAGGAAAACCGAT
This region includes:
- a CDS encoding DPP IV N-terminal domain-containing protein, with protein sequence MMKRFFQLFLFFFLADLFPFELIAQNRNLTIDQATLGRYREFYPQTLTQLQWRAGDETLTFVDEGGNAIEQIDKISGKKTLLVDIYTLNAVLQKNDIKNLDFFPDFKWIDRNSIAFQWDNHFLIYNVLQKKLEKNLKYDGRAKNVNLSFQNDALAYTLGNNLYLLDKDAVVKDITHDSDLNIVNGNIVSRNEFGINKGIFWSPKGDYLAFYRKDESNVTDYPLVDVTQRIATLKNIKYPMAGEKSEHVSLGVYDIKTGKTLFIENDKSSEQYLTNISWDPSEKYIYIAVLNREQNHLWLNKYEVATGQKVKTLFEETDNRYVEPLNPLYFLKAQPDEFIWQSRRDGYNHLYLYTTEGKLIRQLTSGPWEVLDLYGDDVKSENVFFASTKESPLDRQTYKVKISSGNVEALTSVQGTHHTKFDAAGNLFIDQYNSTTIPNKIEVCNTKGKRLSTLLTAPNKLADYKLGEETVSTLKSADGTTDLYYRLVKPVDFDPHKKYPVVVYVYGGPHDQLVTNEWHIGIDLWQQYMAGKGYVCFMLDNRGSSNRGMAFESIIHRHLGQNEMADQMKGVEFLKSLPYIDSTRIGVHGWSFGGFMTTSLMLHHPETFKVGVAGGPVIDWKYYEVMYGERYMDMPQENPEGYQQCDLKNYVQNLKGKLLIIHGCLDSTVVWQHSLTFLKACIDNKVLVDYFVYPTHEHNVRGTDRIHLMRKVTEYFDEYLK
- a CDS encoding ATP-binding cassette domain-containing protein; this translates as MSEQILKALMQLFAIIARPEGRSKDRRVIVENILKKQLNQELVAEYLKEFDRYCAIHQDRQKETDKLKKRTSASSVRILVICTEINEELTQNQKVIVLDQLLEFVKSDNHQTDEITEQEFAFISTVADTFNIPEIEYKRIKSFVLNPFEQVPNSSKIAVIDNNRDFVSEKTKHIYSEFLEGQIRILNVASTNMYLIRYIGKSEMYMNGQLLQHDKVYVFNIGASIRNPQITPIYYSDIVGILNEATFNSKITLEVNHLEYKFSNGKQAIHKLDFSEKSGKLVGIMGASGAGKSTLLNVLNGSEKPTKGEVLINGINIHTDKNKIEGLIGYVSQDDLLIEELTVYQNLYYNAKLCFSNYSGQQIDEAVNKMLENLGLLEIKDTQVGNPFHKKISGGQRKRLNIALELIREPSVLFLDEPTSGLSSRDSENIMDLLKELSLRGKLVFVVIHQPSSDIFKMFDRLLILDYGGYLIYNGNPIDSIIYFKSRVHQANCNESECHSCGNVNPEQIFNIVEAHVLDEEGKITHTRKISPKEWNEFYNKYQKSNRKPLTAVKKIPEISFKIPHWFNQFRVFIKRDVLSKLANKQYLVINLLETPILAFLLSYIIKYRNVNITNKFGYTFNDNSNLPVYIFMSVIVAIFIGLTVSAEEIIKDRKIRKRETFLNLSWSAYLMSKIFVLLVISAIQSFLFVVIGNSIIEVKGMFLEYWLILFSTWVAANLMGLVISDSFKTVVTIYILIPFLVIPQIILSGVLVKYEKINPSISSPENIPLYGEIIIARWAYEALAVYQFKENRYEKPLYKYDKAMSIAEYKRTYWIKNLRNKVDEFEENPDLDKKKVTDNFITLKNEISQENSANQLIQYKGINQLGQGYPDEKTLKKLKSYLDELNNYYIELYNKANAEKDKLISSFQTTEKQKQEFLKIKREYDNESLRELVTNSNETDRIVEYHHHLYQKIDPVFYDSPDKFIKAHFYAPRKQIMGAYLSTFVINLIIIWLITVLFYVALYFRWLKKLLFLFGPEKKEHSSY